A window of Thermococcus aggregans contains these coding sequences:
- a CDS encoding M24 family metallopeptidase, which translates to MMEKAEIFKKRIKRFQELLKRENINGAVIRTLSTFVYFTGTKWLRPSLLIPAEGEPTVIVAKGEGELFKQRSWIKNVIEFQKTEELMANVTVWIKKNGFNTIGMEFSIERDAYILFYELFKKLNPGVEIVDVRALSMELRMIKDEWELEKIRKAGKIAKKGMKVVEEEINPGKSELEVAAEIVRELMINGSEEPKVYVSATPRVHAEPFRDAEIREGKVVTVVIGADWDHYYANMSRSFPVGNINERAKLALNAMEEAYTKAVEFTKPGIKFIAVERELEKIYREKGLIDAYITGYAHGVGLLIEEDPITTIVVPHRAMEVKENMALAMVHAPLMIPEGAVKKEDTFIVGKRLEKVT; encoded by the coding sequence ATGATGGAAAAGGCAGAAATATTTAAAAAACGGATAAAACGATTTCAAGAGCTTTTAAAAAGAGAAAACATCAATGGTGCTGTTATAAGAACTCTCTCAACATTTGTTTACTTCACTGGAACAAAGTGGCTTAGGCCATCTCTTTTAATCCCTGCAGAAGGCGAACCTACTGTCATAGTTGCTAAGGGAGAAGGTGAACTTTTCAAACAGAGAAGCTGGATTAAGAACGTAATAGAGTTTCAAAAGACGGAAGAACTTATGGCTAATGTAACAGTTTGGATAAAGAAAAACGGGTTCAACACTATTGGGATGGAATTCAGCATTGAGAGAGATGCTTATATTTTATTCTATGAGCTCTTTAAAAAGCTAAACCCCGGAGTTGAGATCGTCGATGTAAGGGCTCTTTCTATGGAGCTTAGGATGATAAAGGATGAATGGGAACTCGAAAAGATAAGAAAGGCCGGAAAGATAGCGAAAAAAGGAATGAAAGTGGTAGAGGAGGAAATAAACCCTGGAAAAAGTGAGCTTGAAGTTGCTGCGGAAATTGTGAGGGAACTTATGATTAATGGAAGTGAAGAGCCCAAGGTATACGTTTCTGCTACTCCAAGGGTCCATGCAGAGCCCTTCAGAGATGCAGAGATTAGGGAAGGAAAAGTTGTAACAGTGGTCATTGGAGCTGATTGGGATCATTACTATGCTAACATGTCCCGTTCTTTCCCAGTTGGCAATATAAATGAAAGAGCTAAGCTGGCACTCAATGCCATGGAAGAAGCTTATACAAAAGCTGTAGAATTTACAAAGCCCGGAATTAAGTTTATTGCCGTCGAGAGGGAACTCGAAAAAATATATCGGGAGAAAGGTCTTATTGATGCATATATCACTGGTTACGCGCATGGGGTTGGTTTGCTCATCGAGGAAGACCCAATAACGACCATAGTTGTCCCCCATAGGGCGATGGAAGTTAAGGAGAACATGGCACTTGCAATGGTTCACGCTCCGCTCATGATACCCGAAGGAGCAGTAAAAAAGGAAGACACTTTTATAGTTGGAAAACGTTTGGAGAAAGTTACCTAA